Proteins encoded by one window of Chthoniobacterales bacterium:
- a CDS encoding peptidylprolyl isomerase, whose translation MHKAILTSLAAVFLISACAHRPAEPSKLPIAAPVPTKPSAPLGPDVAVMLIKIGREKTPQRVVIGFYDDAAPLTVANFKELCRRRFYNDMRFHRVFEHYLVQSGDPYSRNGDTDRSGTGGPGYTVPAELTRKHVRGAVAMSRLEDKVNPTRASNGSQFYVCLEPMPQLDGKYTVFGEVIEGLEVLDYISGRPTNSNDFPLEKIEITSIKIEPRVATSAPL comes from the coding sequence ATGCATAAAGCCATCCTGACCTCTCTCGCCGCGGTATTCCTGATCTCCGCATGCGCCCATCGCCCGGCCGAGCCCAGCAAGCTGCCCATCGCCGCGCCGGTGCCGACGAAACCTTCCGCGCCGCTCGGTCCCGATGTCGCCGTGATGCTCATCAAGATCGGCCGCGAGAAGACGCCTCAGCGAGTCGTGATCGGCTTCTACGACGATGCCGCGCCGCTCACCGTGGCCAATTTCAAGGAACTCTGCCGCCGCAGGTTTTATAACGACATGCGCTTCCATCGCGTGTTCGAGCACTACCTCGTGCAATCGGGCGACCCCTACAGCCGCAACGGGGATACCGATCGCTCCGGGACCGGCGGACCGGGCTACACGGTGCCCGCAGAACTCACGCGCAAGCACGTCCGCGGGGCCGTCGCAATGTCGCGGCTCGAGGACAAGGTCAACCCCACGCGCGCCTCGAATGGCAGCCAGTTCTACGTCTGTCTCGAGCCAATGCCGCAGCTCGACGGGAAATACACCGTCTTCGGCGAGGTCATCGAAGGACTCGAGGTGCTCGACTACATCAGCGGTCGCCCGACAAATTCCAACGATTTCCCCTTGGAAAAAATCGAGATTACCTCTATCAAGATCGAACCTCGCGTAGCGACCAGTGCGCCGCTGTGA
- a CDS encoding copper-translocating P-type ATPase codes for MKSCCHSKGSETVSSPVKKWFCPMCPGVESDEPGACPKCGMALERNPAFREEALYTCPMHPEVRRNQPGECPICGMALEPVAAQTDDDNAELREMTRRFWIGLALTAPVFLLAMGAHVPGLSMLEGPVFAWAQFLLSTPVVLWAGWPFFVRGARSLRSGHLNMFTLISIGTGAAYGFSVVALLVPGILPHAFTHGGMVPVYFEAAAVITVLVLLGQVLELRARAGTGAAIRALLTLAPKTAHVIEDGEERDVDVDTIKAGAELRVKPGEKFPVDGVVIDGRTSVDESMLTGEPNPVEKRAGDKVAAGTINGTGSLRVSAERVGEGTMLSQIVAMVSQAQRSRAPIQRLADVVAGWFVPAVLGVAVMTFLIWLFVGPQPALNYALVNAVAVLIIACPCALGLATPMSIMVAVGRGAGLGVLVKDAAALETLGRVATLVVDKTGTLTAGKPAVTHVEPIGVSSNELLGLAAAVEAASEHPIATAVLAAAREAGIAVSEVSHFEAVTGEGVRGTVDGVEVLVGKRSFADTGNAAAEELVAQAAKLQDEGGTLIWIAKGGRLLGFVAVADPLKPTTAEAVTALHRLGLRLVMLTGDDPRTAQHVARAVGIDEVFAGVSPRDKQEHVAELKRSGALVAMAGDGINDAPALAAADVGIAMGTGTEVAMESAGVTLVKGDLRGIVQGVALSRATMRNIRQNLVFAFVYNVVGVPVAAGVLYPMFGLLLSPIIASAAMAFSSVSVIGNALRLRGIKLGDAALTTDHQTQEV; via the coding sequence ATGAAGTCGTGCTGTCATTCGAAGGGATCGGAGACGGTTTCCTCGCCGGTCAAGAAATGGTTCTGTCCGATGTGTCCCGGGGTGGAGTCGGACGAGCCGGGGGCCTGCCCGAAATGCGGCATGGCGCTCGAGCGGAATCCCGCATTTCGCGAGGAGGCGCTCTACACGTGCCCGATGCATCCGGAAGTGCGGCGGAATCAGCCGGGAGAGTGTCCGATCTGCGGCATGGCGCTGGAGCCGGTGGCGGCGCAGACCGACGACGACAATGCGGAGTTGCGCGAGATGACGCGGCGTTTCTGGATCGGTCTCGCGCTGACCGCTCCGGTATTTCTGCTGGCAATGGGCGCGCATGTGCCGGGCCTGAGCATGCTGGAAGGGCCTGTCTTCGCGTGGGCGCAGTTTCTTTTGAGCACACCGGTGGTGCTGTGGGCCGGCTGGCCTTTCTTTGTGCGGGGTGCGCGGTCGCTGCGTTCCGGGCACTTGAACATGTTCACGCTCATCTCGATCGGGACGGGCGCGGCGTATGGCTTCAGCGTCGTCGCGTTGCTCGTGCCGGGAATTCTGCCGCACGCCTTCACGCATGGCGGCATGGTGCCGGTGTATTTCGAGGCGGCGGCGGTGATCACCGTGCTGGTGCTCCTCGGGCAGGTGCTGGAATTGCGGGCGCGCGCCGGCACCGGCGCGGCGATTCGGGCGTTGCTGACGCTGGCGCCGAAGACGGCACACGTGATCGAGGATGGCGAGGAGCGCGATGTGGATGTCGATACCATCAAGGCCGGCGCGGAGTTGCGCGTGAAGCCGGGCGAGAAATTTCCGGTGGATGGTGTGGTGATCGACGGCCGGACCTCGGTGGACGAGTCCATGCTCACGGGTGAGCCCAATCCCGTCGAAAAACGGGCCGGCGACAAGGTTGCGGCGGGCACGATCAATGGAACCGGCAGCCTGCGCGTCTCGGCCGAGCGGGTTGGGGAAGGGACGATGCTGTCCCAGATCGTGGCGATGGTTTCGCAGGCGCAGCGGAGTCGGGCGCCGATCCAGCGACTGGCGGACGTGGTCGCGGGCTGGTTCGTTCCAGCGGTGCTCGGGGTGGCGGTGATGACGTTTCTGATCTGGCTGTTCGTCGGCCCGCAACCGGCGCTGAATTACGCGCTCGTCAACGCGGTGGCCGTCCTGATCATCGCGTGCCCGTGCGCGCTGGGGCTTGCGACGCCGATGTCGATCATGGTGGCGGTCGGGCGAGGCGCCGGGCTGGGCGTCCTCGTGAAGGATGCCGCTGCCCTGGAAACCCTGGGACGGGTTGCGACGCTGGTCGTCGACAAGACGGGAACGCTCACCGCCGGCAAACCTGCCGTGACGCATGTGGAACCGATCGGCGTTTCTTCGAATGAGTTGCTGGGACTGGCCGCGGCGGTCGAGGCCGCCAGCGAACACCCGATCGCGACCGCCGTGCTGGCTGCGGCCCGCGAGGCTGGCATCGCCGTTTCCGAGGTGAGTCATTTCGAGGCGGTCACGGGCGAGGGCGTGCGCGGCACGGTTGACGGCGTCGAGGTGCTCGTCGGAAAACGGAGCTTTGCGGACACCGGCAACGCGGCGGCGGAGGAGCTCGTGGCGCAGGCCGCGAAGCTCCAGGACGAAGGCGGAACGCTGATCTGGATCGCGAAGGGAGGTCGCCTGCTGGGGTTTGTCGCCGTTGCGGATCCCCTCAAGCCGACCACGGCGGAAGCGGTGACGGCACTGCATCGTCTCGGATTGCGTCTGGTGATGCTCACTGGCGACGATCCGCGGACCGCGCAGCACGTGGCTCGCGCCGTGGGCATCGACGAGGTCTTTGCGGGAGTCAGTCCGCGAGATAAGCAGGAGCACGTTGCGGAGTTGAAGCGATCCGGCGCGCTCGTGGCGATGGCTGGGGACGGGATCAACGACGCCCCGGCTCTGGCGGCAGCCGATGTCGGCATCGCCATGGGAACCGGCACCGAAGTCGCCATGGAGAGCGCCGGCGTCACCCTGGTGAAAGGCGATCTTCGCGGCATCGTTCAGGGGGTCGCGCTCAGCCGCGCCACCATGCGCAACATCCGGCAGAATCTCGTTTTTGCCTTCGTTTACAATGTGGTCGGCGTGCCGGTGGCGGCTGGCGTGCTGTATCCGATGTTTGGCCTGCTGCTCAGTCCGATCATCGCGAGCGCGGCAATGGCATTCAGCAGCGTGTCGGTGATCGGAAATGCCCTGCGATTGCGGGGAATAAAGCTCGGGGACGCCGCTCTCACTACCGATCACCAAACGCAGGAGGTGTGA
- a CDS encoding autotransporter-associated beta strand repeat-containing protein has translation MFRSLRPPSRFGFLARATVPALLAGTAWGASVTWDPANNLAGSDGSGTWSTGVANWASGGSDAGWVNGDSAIFGSGGTAGTVSVSGTVNVAEIFFGLTTGNYTISDGTIGFGATGTITTDSSAAITSILSGSGTALTKAGAGTLTVNGASSGISSIDVTAGTLATNAGGALSFGNSSTAISVSSGASIKVASGAVAGNAMTFNGGSGTAAEISGATLAGPITLASGNTAFNVSSQSGEITGNISGSGSFTKSGANQLTLKGVNTYSGTTTVTDGSLLVDSSSSIGTGAVVNNGVIRFNVASGATVTLSNAVSGSGAISKTGAGTFVMDGAYTYSGATTLAGGTTIFNGSITDANSTATLVVGSGSTLKGAGTIVGASAGALSLLAGGKFSIGATDGAIGTFSATSFAWFSDNTNASMFFDLSSSDGSADMLALTGSFSRSSGTSYIIDFQGGGVAGQTYTLISYGVASSVSVGNLVATNLASGLTGTFKMTGATSGLNSAGVLTFTVVPEPTEVGIGIAALAAFAIVMRRRRQTN, from the coding sequence TTGTTCCGCTCGCTGCGACCGCCGAGCCGATTCGGCTTTCTGGCCCGCGCCACCGTTCCCGCCCTGCTCGCCGGGACCGCGTGGGGCGCTTCCGTCACCTGGGATCCCGCCAATAACCTGGCTGGCTCGGACGGTAGCGGCACCTGGAGCACCGGCGTTGCGAACTGGGCAAGCGGCGGATCCGACGCCGGCTGGGTCAATGGAGATTCTGCCATCTTTGGCAGCGGTGGAACTGCGGGAACCGTATCGGTTTCCGGAACAGTCAACGTCGCCGAAATCTTCTTCGGTCTGACGACGGGAAACTATACGATTTCCGACGGAACGATCGGTTTCGGCGCGACCGGCACCATCACCACGGACTCGAGCGCGGCCATTACTTCCATCCTCAGCGGTTCGGGAACTGCCCTGACCAAGGCAGGTGCCGGCACGCTCACCGTCAACGGGGCCAGCAGCGGCATTTCGTCAATCGACGTGACGGCGGGAACGCTGGCCACCAACGCCGGAGGGGCGCTGTCATTTGGGAATAGCTCGACGGCGATCTCGGTGTCCAGTGGCGCGTCGATCAAGGTTGCGTCGGGTGCAGTCGCCGGAAATGCGATGACCTTCAACGGCGGCAGCGGGACGGCAGCGGAGATCAGCGGCGCGACCCTCGCGGGGCCGATCACGCTCGCTTCGGGAAACACGGCCTTCAACGTGAGTTCCCAGTCGGGTGAGATCACCGGGAATATCTCCGGCAGTGGAAGCTTCACCAAATCGGGGGCGAATCAGCTGACCCTGAAAGGTGTGAATACCTACTCGGGCACGACCACCGTTACGGACGGCTCGCTGTTGGTCGATTCGAGTTCGTCGATCGGAACCGGCGCCGTCGTCAACAACGGCGTGATTCGTTTCAACGTCGCTTCCGGCGCGACCGTGACGCTGTCCAATGCGGTGAGCGGATCGGGTGCGATCTCCAAGACGGGTGCCGGAACGTTCGTCATGGACGGAGCCTACACCTATAGCGGGGCGACGACGCTGGCGGGTGGAACGACGATCTTCAACGGGTCGATCACCGATGCGAATTCCACGGCCACCCTGGTTGTGGGATCGGGTTCCACGTTGAAGGGCGCGGGGACGATCGTGGGAGCATCGGCGGGTGCGCTCTCGCTGCTGGCGGGAGGAAAGTTCTCGATTGGAGCGACGGACGGAGCCATCGGCACCTTCTCGGCAACAAGCTTCGCATGGTTCAGTGACAACACGAACGCGAGCATGTTTTTCGACCTGAGTAGCTCGGACGGATCGGCGGATATGCTCGCGCTGACCGGCTCCTTCAGTCGCTCTTCGGGAACAAGCTACATCATTGACTTCCAGGGCGGTGGCGTGGCGGGGCAGACCTACACGCTCATTTCATATGGCGTCGCGAGTTCGGTTTCCGTTGGCAATCTCGTGGCGACGAATCTCGCCAGCGGTCTGACCGGAACGTTCAAGATGACTGGAGCAACCAGCGGATTGAACAGTGCCGGCGTGCTGACCTTTACCGTGGTTCCCGAGCCGACCGAAGTGGGCATCGGCATCGCGGCTCTCGCCGCCTTCGCCATCGTGATGCGCCGCCGCCGCCAGACCAACTAA
- the nusG gene encoding transcription termination/antitermination protein NusG, whose amino-acid sequence MSLAPRDQWYVVHVLSGQENKVLENIKKRIKSEEMEDVVFEALIPTERVQEIKRGKKTETTRKFFPGYIIVNMHLLDENNQLVDRTWYFIRETNGVIGFAGAKDRPIPMRKKEVEGMLAQMQEREDSVKPKIEFEVGDKVKVADGPFQNQNGIVEEIDPERGKLRVSVSIFGRDTPVELEYWQVERA is encoded by the coding sequence ATGAGTCTAGCCCCACGCGATCAATGGTATGTCGTGCACGTGCTCTCCGGTCAGGAGAACAAAGTGCTCGAAAACATCAAAAAGCGCATCAAGAGCGAGGAGATGGAGGACGTCGTTTTCGAGGCCCTCATCCCCACCGAGCGCGTGCAGGAAATCAAGCGCGGCAAGAAGACCGAGACCACGCGCAAGTTCTTCCCCGGCTACATCATCGTCAACATGCACCTGCTGGATGAGAACAACCAGCTCGTGGACCGCACCTGGTATTTCATTCGCGAAACCAATGGCGTGATCGGCTTTGCCGGCGCCAAGGATCGCCCAATTCCCATGCGGAAGAAGGAAGTCGAAGGGATGCTCGCGCAGATGCAGGAGCGCGAGGACAGCGTGAAGCCGAAGATCGAGTTCGAGGTCGGCGACAAGGTCAAGGTGGCCGACGGCCCCTTCCAGAACCAGAACGGTATCGTCGAGGAAATCGACCCCGAGCGCGGCAAGCTCCGCGTCTCCGTCAGCATCTTCGGCCGCGACACGCCTGTCGAACTGGAATACTGGCAGGTCGAGCGCGCCTGA
- a CDS encoding sensor histidine kinase, which yields MESRYLTQVERALLRESRMRATAERTVRRQTQALASTFNLLLDRADEPGFVRGVLRAITRETAGIGATFWRLFPEKTPRREMHYFIDEESRRDAEIAGDWHARELRMVGRLHQGLIEEHRCTVVLRADDSRIPATIRRLYANSGVRSLLLLPLLVGERILGWIVYLTASSLPEIRPETVAFMETAAQQAGLAIHLHFLNDRAQEMECALESEQLARSAEEEMRRISRLMKISLTSLDDVGSLDQFLQDTLRNMVELLRGEAGGLWQWDESFGIFAPRWVCRDGEARALSEGVSRQIGCVAWEKHRSLVRLWATADGVQVRKRSTPAMRRYMVDILDGKGELPGTHLVTVPLNFGEATNGGFVQILTSMNVTGTEESLLAVQALALQAKFALRVAGLAAAERSRAIAEERSKMARDLHDILAQSFSGILLQIEAMRAECPELSAPVSERLSKIQAQAMRSVEDVRRSILMLRPALLDNHALTSALKALGNEVAAATGVKIRVKVSSDMGPIEAKVEMNLFAIASEAIQNAVRHAEPRSIGVSLTVSRRHLSLRIIDDGMGCAKSATRGKKSTRFGIFNMRERARAIGGRLSWTSPRTGGTRVGVSIPLSLL from the coding sequence GTGGAGTCCCGTTACCTGACGCAGGTCGAGCGGGCTCTGTTGCGCGAGAGTCGGATGCGCGCCACGGCCGAGCGGACGGTGCGCCGGCAGACGCAGGCGCTGGCGAGCACGTTCAACCTGCTGCTCGATCGCGCGGATGAACCGGGATTCGTGCGCGGGGTCCTGAGGGCAATCACCCGGGAAACCGCCGGGATCGGGGCAACCTTCTGGCGGCTGTTTCCGGAGAAGACGCCGCGTCGCGAGATGCATTACTTTATCGATGAGGAAAGTCGCCGGGATGCGGAGATCGCGGGCGATTGGCATGCGCGCGAACTGAGGATGGTTGGGCGGCTGCATCAGGGCCTGATCGAGGAGCACCGGTGCACCGTGGTTCTCCGGGCGGATGATTCGCGGATTCCCGCGACGATCCGGCGGCTTTACGCGAACAGCGGCGTGCGGAGTCTGCTGCTGCTTCCGTTGCTGGTTGGTGAGAGGATTCTTGGCTGGATCGTTTACCTGACGGCGAGTTCCCTGCCGGAGATTCGACCGGAGACCGTCGCCTTCATGGAGACTGCGGCGCAGCAGGCGGGCCTGGCGATTCACCTGCACTTTCTCAACGACCGGGCGCAGGAGATGGAGTGCGCCCTCGAGAGCGAGCAGCTCGCGCGTTCTGCCGAGGAGGAAATGCGCCGCATCAGCCGGCTGATGAAGATTTCTCTCACCTCGCTGGATGACGTCGGCAGCCTCGACCAATTTCTGCAGGACACATTGCGAAACATGGTCGAGCTCCTGCGCGGTGAGGCGGGGGGGCTGTGGCAATGGGACGAGAGCTTTGGAATCTTTGCTCCGCGCTGGGTGTGCCGTGACGGAGAAGCGCGGGCGCTTTCGGAGGGGGTCAGTCGGCAGATCGGGTGCGTGGCCTGGGAGAAACATCGAAGTCTCGTGCGGCTCTGGGCGACGGCCGATGGGGTGCAGGTGCGGAAGCGCTCCACGCCAGCCATGCGGCGCTACATGGTGGACATTCTCGACGGCAAGGGCGAACTGCCCGGCACGCACCTGGTGACCGTGCCCCTGAATTTCGGCGAGGCGACGAACGGCGGCTTCGTGCAGATCCTGACATCGATGAATGTCACGGGCACGGAGGAAAGCCTGCTCGCGGTGCAGGCGCTTGCCCTGCAGGCAAAATTCGCTCTGCGGGTGGCGGGGCTGGCGGCGGCCGAGCGCTCCCGGGCGATCGCGGAAGAACGCAGCAAGATGGCTCGCGATTTGCATGACATCCTCGCGCAGTCGTTCAGTGGCATCCTCCTGCAGATCGAGGCCATGCGCGCGGAGTGTCCGGAACTCTCCGCTCCGGTTTCCGAACGATTGTCGAAGATTCAGGCGCAGGCGATGCGCAGCGTCGAGGACGTGCGACGGTCGATCCTGATGCTGCGCCCCGCGCTGCTTGACAACCACGCGCTGACGTCCGCTTTGAAGGCGCTCGGAAACGAAGTCGCCGCGGCGACGGGCGTAAAAATCCGGGTGAAGGTCTCCTCCGACATGGGACCGATCGAGGCAAAGGTCGAAATGAATCTCTTCGCAATCGCCTCGGAGGCGATCCAAAACGCGGTGCGACACGCGGAGCCCCGGTCGATCGGAGTTTCTCTCACCGTCTCACGTCGCCATCTTTCTCTTCGGATTATCGATGACGGAATGGGGTGTGCGAAATCCGCCACGCGTGGAAAGAAATCCACACGATTCGGAATCTTCAACATGCGCGAGCGTGCCCGGGCAATCGGGGGCCGACTTTCCTGGACTTCCCCGCGAACGGGGGGAACTCGGGTCGGGGTGTCGATTCCGCTTTCGCTGCTCTAA
- a CDS encoding response regulator transcription factor has translation MSPMSHVMQAPPFSNNPTGKSSRSFRVVLVDDHPFVRDGLAGLLGTDPQFQVVGQASSGAEALDMLRDLAPDLLVVDLRLPDMDGVQVLSKGRLVRPTALMIVLSAFTSDDDMLAAARAGAQAYLTKSASGPEVLETLRRVVSGENVLVRELSSTLRARMHERDLTLKEHQVLVLLGRGLTNKEISASTGMSENTVKSHLRAIFQKLSVSNRAEATAIALRRGMV, from the coding sequence ATGAGTCCGATGTCTCACGTGATGCAGGCGCCGCCCTTCTCCAACAACCCCACCGGAAAATCCTCCCGTTCATTTCGCGTGGTGCTGGTGGACGATCACCCGTTCGTGCGGGACGGCCTCGCCGGCTTGCTGGGAACCGATCCGCAATTTCAGGTGGTCGGGCAGGCGAGTTCCGGCGCGGAGGCGCTGGACATGCTGCGCGATCTGGCGCCCGATCTTCTCGTCGTCGATCTGCGATTGCCGGACATGGATGGCGTGCAGGTGCTCTCGAAAGGGCGGCTCGTTCGTCCGACGGCATTGATGATCGTGCTGAGCGCCTTCACGTCGGATGACGACATGCTGGCGGCAGCGCGGGCCGGGGCGCAGGCTTACCTGACCAAGAGCGCCTCCGGTCCCGAGGTGCTCGAGACATTGCGCCGGGTCGTGAGTGGCGAGAACGTTCTCGTGCGCGAATTGTCATCCACGCTTCGCGCACGGATGCACGAACGCGACCTGACGCTGAAGGAACATCAGGTGCTCGTCCTCCTGGGCCGAGGGCTGACGAACAAGGAAATCAGCGCCAGCACGGGCATGTCCGAAAACACCGTCAAATCCCATCTTCGCGCGATTTTTCAGAAGTTGAGCGTCTCGAATCGTGCGGAAGCGACGGCCATCGCCCTGCGGCGAGGCATGGTGTAG
- a CDS encoding amidase family protein — protein sequence MKNFSRSIALAACAVLGFQSAFAKTVTVNLETATFDDLQAAMNAGAITSVELATLYLNRRAVYDQAGIRINSVVSISPTVFDEAQAADDLRASSGQQSPVHGLFYCTKDSYPTLGMVTSGGVKAWLSSVTGSFGTEAGVTYGPMISPEDCYVVGKLKAAHAIVLGHGNMDTWATSASSTASNAYGTTLNAYCLGSASGSSGGPGALTGSNFASFAWGGETGGSIRNPSDRAGVTGYKVSVGTHSVNHIIPLVSDRDVIGPMARYVKDEAYIMDITAGTIDPQDLWAPINYVPGRGLDTGYAAKVASTSLAGKRIGIIGTYNGQTYPSPAPTPVQLSEADMEKALGVGNGHGGMTSFTNYVVSGGNAAGVQTPDTATAAVFARFVGELQSSGATVVTVFLPPNLDTAQTIPAASPNPAIPQFPTQFDDGTPAPGATLASPYTNYSLAYENAGMLGAFGQGIYTRLTQANAASSSLSTAVRAAAYNGQFIDFTSTSFHDPTTGETTSINIPAHFQRKAIYNALYEKFMDANGLDALVWPISYTKTRTSNSVSGRDLVNNIGLPICTVPIGIYTALGGEPICAGFLGRYRKEADNLALAGAYQQAYNHRIPSPLSPPLDGETITYTTSGTLFSQRSDKLAPVVSIKKKATEKDEKIVIQGVAADASGIGSLKVYVNGRKVASKVGKRWTASVPASSIKKWTKSKAKSIEVTVLAKDSVGNASATTKVVKL from the coding sequence ATGAAAAACTTTTCACGTAGCATCGCGCTGGCAGCCTGTGCCGTCCTCGGGTTCCAGTCGGCCTTTGCGAAAACTGTCACGGTCAATCTCGAGACCGCCACCTTCGACGATCTCCAGGCGGCGATGAATGCCGGCGCGATCACTTCTGTGGAGCTCGCGACGCTTTACCTCAACCGCCGCGCGGTCTACGACCAGGCCGGGATCAGGATCAACTCGGTCGTCTCGATCAGTCCGACGGTCTTCGATGAAGCGCAAGCGGCCGACGATCTGCGCGCTTCCAGCGGCCAGCAGAGTCCCGTGCACGGCCTGTTCTATTGCACGAAGGATTCCTATCCCACGCTCGGCATGGTCACCAGCGGTGGCGTGAAGGCCTGGCTCTCGTCTGTGACTGGCTCGTTCGGCACGGAAGCCGGTGTCACCTACGGCCCGATGATCTCGCCGGAAGACTGCTACGTCGTTGGCAAGCTCAAGGCCGCGCATGCGATCGTTCTTGGCCACGGCAACATGGACACCTGGGCGACCTCGGCTTCGAGCACGGCCTCGAACGCCTATGGCACCACGCTCAACGCCTACTGCCTCGGCAGTGCGTCGGGCTCCTCCGGCGGCCCGGGTGCGCTCACGGGTTCGAATTTTGCCAGCTTTGCCTGGGGCGGAGAGACCGGCGGTTCGATCCGCAATCCGTCCGATCGTGCCGGCGTTACCGGTTACAAGGTTAGCGTGGGCACCCACTCGGTGAACCACATCATCCCGCTCGTTTCCGATCGCGACGTCATCGGGCCGATGGCGCGCTACGTCAAGGACGAGGCTTACATCATGGACATCACCGCCGGAACCATCGATCCGCAGGATCTCTGGGCCCCGATCAACTATGTGCCCGGTCGCGGCCTCGATACCGGCTACGCGGCGAAGGTGGCATCCACCTCGCTAGCGGGCAAAAGGATCGGGATCATCGGCACTTACAACGGCCAGACTTATCCTTCGCCCGCGCCCACGCCGGTCCAGCTGTCCGAAGCGGATATGGAGAAGGCGCTCGGCGTTGGCAACGGCCATGGCGGCATGACGTCCTTCACGAACTACGTGGTAAGTGGTGGCAACGCGGCCGGTGTGCAGACGCCGGACACGGCCACCGCGGCGGTTTTCGCCCGCTTTGTCGGTGAACTCCAAAGCTCTGGCGCCACGGTCGTTACCGTCTTCCTTCCGCCGAACCTCGACACGGCTCAGACGATCCCGGCCGCAAGCCCGAATCCGGCGATTCCACAGTTCCCGACTCAGTTCGATGACGGCACGCCGGCTCCCGGTGCGACGCTCGCGAGCCCTTACACGAACTACTCCCTTGCCTACGAGAATGCGGGCATGCTCGGGGCCTTTGGCCAGGGCATCTACACCCGGCTCACGCAGGCGAACGCGGCGAGCAGCTCGTTGAGCACCGCGGTGCGCGCCGCGGCTTACAATGGGCAGTTCATCGACTTTACGAGCACGTCCTTCCACGATCCCACGACGGGGGAAACCACATCGATCAACATCCCGGCACACTTCCAGCGCAAGGCGATCTACAACGCGCTCTACGAGAAGTTCATGGACGCTAACGGCCTCGACGCCCTCGTCTGGCCGATCAGCTACACGAAGACCCGCACGAGCAACAGCGTGAGTGGTCGCGATCTGGTGAACAACATAGGCCTCCCCATCTGCACCGTGCCGATCGGGATCTACACGGCCCTTGGCGGTGAGCCGATCTGCGCAGGCTTCCTCGGCCGCTATCGCAAGGAAGCGGACAACCTCGCCCTCGCCGGTGCTTATCAGCAGGCCTACAACCACCGCATCCCGTCGCCGCTTTCGCCTCCTCTGGACGGGGAGACGATCACCTACACGACCTCGGGGACGCTGTTCAGCCAGCGCTCGGACAAGCTGGCCCCGGTCGTCTCCATCAAGAAGAAGGCCACCGAGAAGGACGAGAAGATCGTCATTCAGGGAGTCGCCGCCGACGCGAGCGGCATCGGCTCGTTGAAGGTGTATGTGAACGGCCGCAAGGTCGCTTCGAAGGTTGGCAAACGCTGGACCGCCTCGGTTCCGGCCAGCTCGATCAAAAAGTGGACGAAGTCGAAGGCCAAGAGCATCGAGGTCACCGTGCTGGCCAAGGACAGCGTCGGCAATGCATCGGCCACCACCAAGGTCGTGAAGCTTTAA
- a CDS encoding matrixin family metalloprotease — protein MSFRILAFSFALSLMSQAQAYVYSFDPSTPIRSIAFESYLGTASFHLLDGSSSWDACASQVAFRWALHGQNLEIKATPGTSASGPRLGNGVSEIYWSTSADVAGKLAVCKTIERFGAGIESDILVNASYQWDAYDGLALQSTVDIKRVLFHEIGHAFGLGHPDESGQNVDALMNSIIADRYLPSPDDVAGMQSRYGAGNPAETQYYAPPVFAVNLIKNQGRRLKIIGTATSPYALASVEADTASHFADAPVRNGAWTVRVLTPRAKEIRGRSARIKLTGVDPDGNSRLNRSLRFDGKRWRLTLRKKISVDR, from the coding sequence ATGTCGTTCCGGATCCTGGCGTTCTCGTTCGCTCTCAGCCTGATGTCCCAGGCTCAGGCCTACGTCTATTCCTTCGATCCCTCGACGCCGATTCGAAGCATCGCATTTGAATCCTATCTCGGAACGGCTTCCTTCCACCTGCTCGACGGCTCGTCATCGTGGGACGCCTGCGCCTCGCAGGTCGCTTTCCGCTGGGCCCTCCACGGGCAGAATCTGGAGATCAAAGCCACGCCCGGAACTTCCGCGAGCGGTCCGAGGCTCGGAAATGGCGTGAGTGAAATTTATTGGAGCACTTCAGCCGACGTTGCCGGGAAGCTCGCGGTCTGCAAGACGATCGAACGGTTTGGCGCCGGCATCGAGTCCGACATTCTCGTCAATGCCAGTTACCAATGGGACGCCTACGACGGTCTTGCGTTGCAGTCGACGGTCGACATCAAGCGCGTGCTGTTCCACGAGATCGGCCACGCATTTGGTCTCGGTCATCCGGACGAGTCCGGCCAGAACGTCGACGCGCTCATGAACTCCATCATCGCCGACCGTTACCTCCCCTCGCCGGACGATGTCGCCGGCATGCAATCCCGCTACGGCGCGGGCAATCCGGCTGAAACGCAGTATTACGCGCCGCCGGTCTTCGCCGTAAACCTCATCAAAAATCAGGGACGTCGCCTGAAAATCATCGGAACGGCGACCAGCCCCTATGCGCTTGCGTCCGTCGAGGCCGACACGGCCTCTCACTTCGCCGACGCGCCCGTCCGGAATGGGGCCTGGACGGTCAGGGTGCTCACGCCGCGGGCGAAGGAAATTCGCGGGCGGAGCGCACGGATCAAGCTGACCGGCGTGGATCCCGATGGGAACTCGCGCCTGAACCGCTCCCTCAGATTCGATGGAAAACGGTGGCGTTTGACGCTCCGGAAAAAGATCTCAGTGGATCGCTAA